A genomic segment from Aspergillus puulaauensis MK2 DNA, chromosome 1, nearly complete sequence encodes:
- a CDS encoding uncharacterized protein (COG:S;~EggNog:ENOG410PP1X) — translation MTSREDSVLAARDPSLVDENDWEEFSLSEVRILVPGKSRYANLLTATPENPVQVTGCLDEVEEEQESLVLDPDYLTKRIVIDNVSHFAYGQHNDGEVGIWVAGQAGWFSISPAKGYRAVFNDVVEAIDLLYFLTDRNKPKRRSARRKKKWNYPSLEDLCDEYVLHTHGICEDGDDSAEVFYKHHNFLLSRMINGEEEVNWPETSIFPHLCEKFPEDFEELRAQKEAKEAETEEEDNDEDEGVDEDEEMEDIAPTLDPTAISKTQADAIYKVILDLKEAGYLAKRQLNLELVASTLMGRFEIDGLEYAQNLLSSTATGILESMNEAKTNVFDWSKKVIYKELKAASKKNKLENVAFTPLRPRLSDDGGSSDEDSDDDPRPRHRKSVLRPKSQIASKRNGKRTRSTAADYELSDDNQDAMDEFETPSKVRGHDLVRDPLSTRAKRRTRSILSDSESTPVVERTPLQETLRSRNTSVSAAELFPDSGTSHDANSSGDTWVCQVPGCDKIITKCTSKRGKKMVQDHSLAHADDTKAKVDLVVAEQRLNINLRVDNLLNRIQGMGAFDGALAALNGEMNGRHNEIGT, via the exons ATGACATCCCGAGAAGATAGCGTCTTGGCCGCCAGAGACCCGTCTCTcgtcgacgagaacgacTGGGAAGAATTCAGCTTGTCCGAGGTCAGAATCTTGGTCCCTGGCAAGTCGCGTTATGCCAATCTTCTCACGGCCACACCAGAGAACCCCGTCCAAGTGACGGGCTGTCTGGACGAGGtagaggaggagcaggagtCCCTAG TTCTCGACCCGGACTACCTAACAAAGCGCATCGTAATCGATAATGTGAGCCACTTCGCCTACGGGCAGCACAATGATGGGGAAGTCGGAATCTGGGTTGCCGGGCAGGCTGGCTggttctccatctcccccgcAAAGGGGTACCGGGCCGTGTTCAACGACGTCGTCGAAGCAATCGATCTACTATATTTCCTCACCGATCGGAAtaagccgaagaggaggagtgcgagaaggaagaagaagtggaaTTACCCGAGTCTTGAGGACTTGTGTGATGAGTATGTGCTCCACACGCATGGGATTTGCGAGGACGGCGACGATTCCGCCGAGGTTTTCTACAAGCATCATAACTTTTTGCTCTCGCGTATGATTaatggcgaggaggaggttaATTGGCCCGAGACCAGTATTTTCCCGCATCTTTGTGAAAAGTTTCCG GAGGATTTCGAGGAGCTTCGCGCTCAAAAGGAAGCAAAGGAGGCTgagacagaagaagaagataatgatgaggatgaaggcgtggatgaagatgaagaaatgGAAGACATTGCTCCGACGCTGGACCCGACGGCCATCTCAAAGACCCAGGCAGATGCCATTTATAAAGTGATTCTTGATCTCAAAGAAGCAGGATACCTCGCGAAGCGACAGTTGAACCTTGAGCTTGTTGCATCAACTCTGATGGGCCGATTCGAGATTGACGGTCTAGAGTATGCACAAAATCTCTTGTCATCAACTGCTACTGGCATCCTTGAATCCATGAACGAAGCCAAGACGAACGTATTCGACTGGTCCAAGAAGGTCATTTATAAAGAATTGAAAGCCGCatcaaaaaagaataaaTTGGAAAATGTGGCATTCACTCCGCTGCGGCCACGCCTATCTGATGATGGTGGTTCTTCCGACGAAGACAGTGACGACGACCCGAGACCCCGCCACCGTAAGTCTGTGCTACGACCGAAAAGCCAGATTGCCTCGAAGAGGAACGGCAAGCGGACTCGGAGCACAGCAGCCGATTATGAACTTTCCGATGACAATCAAGATGCCATGGATGAGTTCGAGACACCCAGCAAGGTTCGTGGCCACGACCTAGTTCGGGACCCCTTGTCTACTAGGGCAAAACGACGGACTCGATCAATTCTATCAGACTCTGAGTCGACTCCTGTTGTCGAAAGAACACCACTGCAAGAAACTCTCCGGAGCCGAAATACTTCGGTCTCAGCTGCCGAGCTGTTCCCGGACTCGGGAACTTCTCATGACGCCAATTCCTCAGGGGATACGTGGGTATGCCAAGTACCCGGTTGCGACAAGATAATCACGAAGTGTACTTCGAAACGCGGCAAGAAGATGGTCCAAGATCACTCTTTAGCACATGCGGATGACACAAAGGCAAAGGTTGACCTAGTTGTTGCAGAACAAAGGCTTAATATCAATCTTCGCGTCGATAACCTCCTCAATCGCATTCAAGGAATGGGTGCTTTCGATGGTGCACTGGCAGCGCTAAATGGTGAAATGAACGGCAGGCATAATGAGATTGGAACCTAG
- a CDS encoding pseudouridine synthase PUS4 (BUSCO:EOG09264HU0;~COG:J;~EggNog:ENOG410PFSU;~InterPro:IPR020103,IPR002501,IPR014780;~PFAM:PF01509;~go_function: GO:0003723 - RNA binding [Evidence IEA];~go_function: GO:0009982 - pseudouridine synthase activity [Evidence IEA];~go_process: GO:0001522 - pseudouridine synthesis [Evidence IEA];~go_process: GO:0006396 - RNA processing [Evidence IEA];~go_process: GO:0009451 - RNA modification [Evidence IEA]) has protein sequence MGLRQGLKLFRTTMSGEKIYEGVFAVHKPQGVTSADVIRKLQHHFNPSDVFKPWLETERARRNRESNFQRKRRRSQRLDVKIGHGGTLDPLATGVLVTGVGKGTKFLNDFLGCTKTYETVVLFGAETDSYDQLGKIVRRGPYEHITREAVEKALEQFRGKIMQHPPIFSALKVQGKKLYEYAREGKVPPIEIQSRPVEVLDMRVLEWYEPGTHEYKWPEEEAPADEKAVAEKLLEKDDSLPIAPAADDANTSSKRKSPPAESPKDPETDPTKKQKVSDEGGAAPAASEKTTAPEATEEKPTETSIETQPETSEPSKAQPQPPAVKITMTVTSGFYVRSLAHDLGKALGSCGLMSALVRSRQADFNLEPERILEYKDLDAGEEVWGPKVKKFLDEWEQKRAAEEGSN, from the exons ATGGGCCTCCGTCAAGGATTGAAGCTGTTTCGCACCACCATGTCCGGAGAAAAGATCTACGAGGGCGTCTTCG CCGTCCACAAGCCGCAAGGCGTCACCTCCGCCGACGTAATCCGCAAACTACAGCACCACTTCAACCCGTCCGACGTCTTCAAACCCTGGCTCGAGACCGAGCGCGCGCGACGCAATCGCGAAAGCAACTTCCAGCGCAAACGCCGTCGTAGCCAGCGCCTTGACGTTAAGATTGGACATGGAGGAACCCTCGACCCCCTCGCAACCGGAGTCCTCGTTACGGGCGTTGGCAAAGGAACGAAATTCCTCAATGACTTCCTAGGATGCACAAAGACGTACGAGACGGTTGTCCTCTTTGGCGCAGAGACGGATTCATATGATCAATTGGGAAAGATTGTTCGCCGGGGCCCGTATGAGCATATTACTCGTGAGGCTGTGGAAAAGGCGCTCGAGCAATTCCGGGGGAAGATTATGCAGCACCCGCCTATTTTCTCGGCGCTTAAGGTTCAGGGCAAGAAGTTATATGAGTATGCGCGGGAGGGGAAAGTACCACCGATCGAAATCCAGTCTAGGCCCGTAGAGGTGCTTGATATGAGAGTTCTCGAATGGTATGAGCCTGGAACGCATGAGTATAAATGgcccgaggaagaggcccCTGCAGATGAGAAGGCTGTTGCGGAGAAAttgctggagaaggacgaTTCTTTGCCTATTGCTCCAGCAGCGGACGATGCTAATACGTCGTCCAAACGCAAGTCCCCTCCAGCAGAAAGCCCCAAAGACCCTGAAACCGATCCTacgaagaaacagaaggTATCCGATGAGGGTGGTGCCGCACCAGCCGCGTCCGAGAAAACCACTGCGCCAGAAGCGACGGAGGAAAAGCCCACAGAAACATCGATAGAAACACAACCTGAAACTTCCGAACCATCGAAGGCTCAACCACAGCCACCTGCGGTGAAGATTACCATGACCGTCACTTCCGGCTTTTACGTTCGCTCTTTAGCACACGATCTTGGCAAGGCTCTGGGTAGCTGTGGCCTTATGAGCGCGCTTGTGCGATCCCGCCAAGCGGACTTTAACTTGGAGCCGGAGAGGATACTAGAGTATAAGGATCTCGATGCCGGGGAGGAAGTCTGGGGTCCAAAGGTTAAGAAGTTCCTGGATGAGTGGGAACAAAAGAGAGCTGCCGAAGAAGGCTCCAATTGA
- a CDS encoding putative GPI-anchored cell surface glycoprotein (COG:S;~EggNog:ENOG410PJRI;~InterPro:IPR029006), whose product MSLNGLDSPPVVEAHQIALTEAGGWFLLRYVSRDEVALHERGTGGVPDVRNAIENYEECSPLYGFLQYRRRKVILSYLPEDLSRLVRARTTVQFQSVLDKFSPHDTVFSLSQPTELTESALSSACLLHTASEESPIKDTTAPTQVKSQDARQRSFSQVSEATVVPPSVASAAPQAPNDDISTPTSPDSAQINGFPTPVSAGYHSERPTSSRNLRDDLSLAPSESRQSTQSARPSLQELERAAGFKPKVKLGPRPSVDGSGRPRTAGTAARSVEQRPVASLPSGIRASPFRKSNPPLTRPRSQGNPVVTTSASTARVPPVPPLLVPPSSMPISRPQLSPGAKSLSALSTSTTSNEKERLMKALQLRKSQMQKRAHEAKQKKETSNETSHTTRDLNDDKENIGLHSEKPTYDKGRQRLSSISEHDSKSPPPNVQPETKQPVTIEREPVDPSQVEDHENVHSEISKEEPVVETVNDQSDYTLPSTTYSPADSEPANLDENLKAETPPSEPETVPVQEDSTGSTGNEIKCGTGSPSAVVDVPPEDNPEKAREEEEIIATAPPVEKETIVTNENELDTAAEAPEPVKSPSLLSSHSPESEARSEAVTDTSTITPSNLAELQNAPSSEPVSEEQQNSTTRKDKSKPVLEPIQVPTPDYSDDDHLLSDDSFMEELKSATVEEAKPISVGKTPLSPGYSNGGSDHLGSDAWRTSRAVSNPSAIGTQYANAPAFATARSVSSPFSQTEDPTSPVLVAKKINVSSGISKRIKALEQFSGNREGAATPPNLSTPTAASFGAARKRASVSYGTGNSEASLSRHSSYAPEPFSRTASLRRPDSRASTSAERPTNSVSVTARIIRDPFAPANDSNASTEPRALNLQASPLTVEHGTPDEPASRDPTPEATPNQTEPRSMSISSTSSAKPPAGTMPRSESRLSMSSRNDGYFLSKSPSETSASSPEEKKESRASRLIRRMSSITSPSRRSTVGSKSPALKEEDNMPSVDDRSKTTEPSAPVDIGELNVQFPDTLLWKRRFIRIDSQGYIVLTPGNMDSSNRNLVKRYHLTEFKTPCIPDEEREELSNSILLDFLDGSTLQCACESRQGQAFVLQTLVDAHGTHQQLVSK is encoded by the exons ATGTCTCTCAATGGCTTAGACAGTCCTCCCGTCGTTGAAGCCCACCAGATTGCTCTCACtgaagcaggaggatg GTTTCTTCTACGCTATGTATCAAGGGATGAGGTGGCCCTTCATGAGCGGGGGACAGGAGGTGTTCCTGACGTGCGAAATGCGATCGAAAACTACGAGGAATGCTCTCCGCTCTATGGCTTTCTACAATATCGTCGGAGGAAGGTCATACTCAGCTATCTACCTGAAGACCTATCCCGACTCGTACGAG CCCGAACCACCGTTCAATTCCAATCGGTCTTAGACAAATTCTCCCCTCATGATACGGTCTTTTCATTATCGCAACCCACCGAATTGACGGAAAGCGCCCTTTCTTCTGCATGTCTGCTACATACCGCCTCAG AAGAATCTCCAATCAAAGATACGACGGCACCAACCCAGGTCAAATCCCAGGATGCCCGGCAGAGGTCTTTCAGTCAAGTGTCAGAAGCCACGGTTGTACCCCCTTCAGTAGCTTCAGCTGCGCCGCAAGCACCCAATGACGATATATCCACACCAACGAGCCCCGATTCTGCCCAAATCAACGGATTTCCAACCCCTGTCTCTGCGGGTTATCACTCGGAACGGCCGACTTCCTCAAGGAATCTTCGTGATGATTTATCCCTCGCGCCCTCCGAATCCCGTCAGTCCACGCAATCGGCCAGGCCATCCTTGCAAGAACTCGAGCGCGCAGCCGGATTTAAGCCCAAGGTGAAGCTAGGACCGCGGCCTTCAGTGGATGGGAGCGGACGCCCCCGTACAGCGGGAACGGCCGCTCGTAGCGTTGAACAGCGTCCAGTCGCCTCCCTGCCCTCCGGCATTCGGGCTTCTCCATTTCGCAAATCCAATCCTCCCCTCACACGTCCCCGTTCTCAGGGGAATCCTGTCGTAACCACATCCGCAAGTACCGCTAGGGTACCACCAGTGCCCCCTCTTCTGGTTCCCCCATCATCTATGCCGATCTCAAGACCTCAACTTTCTCCTGGTGCCAAGTCACTTAGTGCTCTTTCTACATCCACGACCTCTAACGAGAAGGAGCGACTGATGAAGGCACTGCAGCTCCGCAAGTCTCAAATGCAGAAGAGGGCACATGAAGCGAAGCAGAAAAAGGAAACTAGTAACGAAACGAGCCATACAACACGAGACTTGAACGACGATAAAGAGAATATTGGATTGCACTCCGAGAAACCGACGTACGACAAGGGACGTCAAAGGTTATCCAGCATATCGGAACATGACAGCAAGAGTCCACCACCCAACGTGCAACCTGAAACCAAGCAGCCTGTCACCATTGAACGTGAACCTGTTGACCCTTCTCAAGTTGAAGACCATGAAAACGTCCATTCGGAAATTTCTAAGGAAGAGCCAGTTGTAGAAACCGTCAATGATCAGTCTGATTACACACTGCCGAGCACTACCTATTCACCGGCGGACTCTGAACCAGCTAACCTCGACGAGAATCTAAAAGCAGAAACCCCTCCTTCAGAGCCTGAAACAGTCCCTGTTCAAGAAGACTCAACTGGGTCCACTGGAAATGAAATTAAGTGCGGCACCGGTTCGCCTAGCGCCGTTGTTGACGTCCCACCTGAAGACAATCCTGAAAAGgcaagagaggaagaagaaattatCGCAACTGCCCCGCCAGTCGAGAAAGAGACGATTGTTACAAACGAAAACGAACTAGACACTGCCGCCGAAGCACCTGAACCCGTCAAATCCCCGTCACTCCTTTCGTCACATTCCCCGGAGTCCGAGGCGCGGTCGGAAGCCGTCACCGACACTTCGACGATAACCCCATCGAACCTCGCCGAGCTGCAGAATGCACCATCGTCTGAGCCTGTAAGCGAGGAACAACAGAACTCAACAACGCGTAAGGACAAGTCCAAACCTGTCCTAGAGCCTATACAAGTTCCGACGCCCGATTATTCGGATGACGACCACCTTCTCTCCGATGATTCCTTCATGGAAGAACTGAAAAGTGCTACAGTGGAGGAGGCAAAGCCCATCTCGGTGGGAAAAACTCCGCTTTCTCCAGGCTACTCAAACGGTGGGAGCGATCACCTTGGATCTGATGCATGGCGAACTTCGCGTGCGGTTTCAAACCCAAGTGCTATTGGAACTCAGTATGCCAATGCACCTGCTTTTGCTACCGCCAGGTCAGTTTCGAGTCCATTCTCACAGACCGAGGACCCGACAAGCCCCGTTTTGGTGGCCAAGAAGATCAATGTTTCTTCTGGTATCTCTAAGCGCATCAAAGCTTTGGAGCAGTTTTCAGGAAACCGCGAGGGTGCGGCAACTCCCCCGAATTTATCTACCCcaaccgcagcctccttTGGAGCTGCTCGCAAGCGAGCATCCGTATCATATGGGACCGGTAACTCGGAGGCGTCATTATCCCGGCATTCATCCTACGCACCTGAGCCCTTCTCCCGAACTGCCAGTTTGAGACGTCCCGACTCGAGGGCTAGCACCAGTGCCGAACGTCCCACAAACTCTGTGTCTGTTACTGCACGCATAATCCGCGACCCATTCGCTCCAGCGAACGACTCGAATGCGAGCACGGAACCCCGCGCCCTCAACCTACAAGCTAGCCCGTTAACCGTTGAGCACGGTACACCGGATGAGCCTGCATCACGGGATCCGACGCCAGAGGCTACTCCGAACCAGACTGAACCGCGTAGCATGTCTATCTCTTCTACGAGCTCAGCAAAACCACCTGCAGGCACAATGCCTCGTTCAGAGAGTAGGTTATCCATGTCGTCTAGAAATGACGGATATTTCCTGTCAAAGTCCCCAAGTGAGACATCAGCGTCTTCAcccgaagagaagaaggaatccCGTGCTTCCAGACTCATTCGCCGTATGTCATCGATAACCTCACCCTCACGGAGAAGCACCGTCGGTTCAAAAAGCCCGGCGCtcaaggaggaggacaatATGCCGTCTGTAGATGACCGTTCCAAGACCACTGAGCCTTCTGCCCCTGTCGACATCGGCGAGCTCAATGTCCAATTCCCCGACACGCTGCTCTGGAAACGACGGTTCATCCGAATTGACAGTCAAGGCTATATCGTTTTGACACCTGGAAATATGGACTCGAGTAACCGCAACTTGGTCAAGCGATACCACTTGACTGAATTTAAAACGCCCTGCATACCTGACGAAGAACGGGAAGAACTTTCCAATAGTATCTTGCTGGACTTCCTCGACGGAAGCACTCTTCAATGTGCCTGTGAGTCTAGGCAAGGGCAAGCGTTTGTTCTCCAAA CTCTTGTCGATGCCCATGGTACCCATCAACAACTCGTGTCAAAATAG
- a CDS encoding 2-oxo-4-hydroxy-4-carboxy-5-ureidoimidazoline decarboxylase (COG:S;~EggNog:ENOG410PQ41;~InterPro:IPR018020,IPR036778;~PFAM:PF09349) — translation MPPTLPPASSLKELPQEQQFQALDTLFESSPELHTLMAPVLANQTFSSYTSLIDAVGGRMSALSAANSPTDRDILVGILGSHPRLGQPKTAAAGAGGAEHLSELSKKEQANLNTGAEEQAEKLRALNAEYEEKFPGLRFVTFVNKRSRDVIMEEMRQRIDRGDSEKEIEEVIQAMCDIAKSRAGELV, via the exons ATGCCACCTACACTCCCGCCCGCGTCCTCCCTGAAGGAGCTGCCACAGGAGCAACAATTCCAAGCTCTAGACACCCTCTTCGAATCCTCACCAGAGCTTCACACCCTCATGGCCCCGGTCCTCGCCAACCAAACTTTCTCATCCTACACAAGCTTAATCGACGCAGTCGGTGGTCGGATGTCAGCCCTCTCGGCTGCAAATTCACCGACCGACAGAGACATTCTTGTAGGGATTCTCGGGTCGCATCCCCGCTTGGGACAGCCGAAGACAGCCGccgctggtgctggcggcgCAGAGCATCTGAGCGAACTGAGCAAGAAAGAGCAGGCGAATTTGAATACGGGCGCAGAGGAACAAGCGGAGAAATTGCGCGCGCTGAATGCTGAATATGAAGAGAAGTTTCCGGGGCTGCGCTTTGT GACGTTCGTGAATAAGCGGAGTAGGGATGTGATCATGGAGGAAATGCGCCAGAGGATTGATCGGGGCGATTCTGAAAaagagatcgaggaggtcATCCAG GCCATGTGTGATATCGCCAAAAGTCGGGCCGGGGAGTTGGTATAG
- a CDS encoding uncharacterized protein (COG:S;~EggNog:ENOG410PGP8;~InterPro:IPR040324,IPR036322,IPR015943,IPR001680, IPR017986;~PFAM:PF00400;~go_function: GO:0005515 - protein binding [Evidence IEA]): MAQAEALRGRGDGPGSSLPAIVTSDPSGSINDHNFADESSPLTPVQSGLPRSSRSFPIGSAASDLASGSSGNLHDARRNSRPAPAYGSGSNLAGRNSTSSPTVFESADSSAIDPLSQHIIKRTNTQKSIPLKLLGRAPYEAEAGGLDKYSPVDQGPNRADQAPQKPVKEKKKGVSFLSRIIPGKKKETFSDEEDNVSEMGNARTDVSATAQPIGFVPRFPPPPKYARVKAHYKKERTFNRLFQAQELEGLDSPAPANEDERPGTAGTQSSKTTGKAIWALMFSKDGKYLAAAGQDRKVRVWAVIASPEDRESSESEGEDDERLKAPVFKQTPVQVYDNHAGSILDLSWSKNNFLLSSSMDKTVRLWHVSRPECLCCFKHSDFVTSIQFHPRDDRFFLAGSLDMKLRLWSIPDKSVAFTVTVPDMITSVSFTPDGRYSMAGCLNGLLNIYETDGLKPAGNIHVRSARGRNAKGSKITGIDSMVLPRDDPEGAVKLLITSNDSRIRLYDFRDRTLEAKFRGNENTCSQIRATFSDDGKHVICGSEDRRAYVWPTGPVEKDADKRAFEVLDTQSAMVTAAVMAPNSTKQVLGFSEDPIYDLCNPPPVSLESKSNKENGRQSRISTASKLAQESPGFRSRSTHPDGNIIIAADYSGKIKIFRQDCAHNKRRYDSWDTHSTISRRLLRRTNSARQSIASSIGKESSHKTPSERIISWRNSVIGHDNTNNKGHRSPRTRSTSPQKPVQGLSRTSSPGRGSSGARGESRSGFTTSPPPSAYKSSFDSPRASFAERRKRNVEKPEQDDPHRRSIPQSAAAIINKGNNKDNPLWLQGDQSYSFYNRITQDALAVHRNSPGLLDPSPKPNGERRSTRGSILSSEYGSSNPSDNENENDVLRCEGCWGTNFKATRGRNGKQRLICVRCSRPLPTSLEE; encoded by the exons ATGGCGCAGGCGGAGGCTctgagaggaagaggagacggTCCAGGGTCTTCGCTCCCGGCGATCGTCACCAGTGACCCCTCGGGTTCAATCAACGACCACAACTTCGCCGACGAATCCAGTCCGCTCACTCCCGTGCAGTCTGGACTCCCGCGATCCTCTCGGTCTTTTCCAATTG GATCCGCAGCGTCCGATCTTGCTTCTGGTTCGAGTGGAAATTTGCATGATGCGAGAAGAAACTCGcgcccagcgccagcatatGGCTCTGGCTCCAATCTTGCTGGCAGGAATTCTACATCCTCCCCAACCGTCTTCGAGAGCGCCGACTCCAGTGCGATCGACCCGTTGTCCCAG CACATTATCAAACGCACCAATACTCAAAAATCAATCCCCCTCAAGCTACTTGGAAGGGCACCTTacgaggctgaagctggcggGCTAGACAAGTATAGCCCAGTCGACCAGGGTCCGAACCGCGCTGATCAAGCGCCTCAAAAGCCCGttaaagaaaagaa AAAAGGTGTTTCCTTTTTGAGTCGTATCATCCCTggcaaaaagaaagagacaTTctccgatgaagaggataaTGTATCTGAAATGGGTAATGCCCGCACCGATGTTTCTGCCACTGCGCAACCGATAGGCTTCGTTCCCAGGTTTCCACCGCCCCCAAAGTATGCTCGAGTTAAGGCGCATTATAAAAAGGAAAGAACATTCAATCGGCTATTCCAAGCCCAGGAATTAGAAGGCCTTGATAGCCCCGCCCCAGCCAACGAAGATGAGCGCCCCGGAACTGCGGGTACGCAAAGCAGCAAAACTACCGGGAAAGCTATATGGGCCTTGATGTTCTCGAAGGATGGCAAATATCTCGCAGCTGCGGGCCAGGACCGAAAAGTTCGAGTCTGGGCAGTTATTGCCTCGCCAGAAGACAGAGAATCGAGTGAATCcgaaggcgaggacgacgaacGGCTAAAAGCACCAGTTTTCAAGCAGACGCCGGTCCAGGTGTACGATAACCATGCCGGTAGTATCCTGGATTTGAGCTGGAGCAAG AACAACTTCCTACTCTCCTCGTCTATGGACAAAACTGTCCGGTTGTGGCATGTATCCCGGCCGGAATGTCTGTGTTGCTTCAAGCACAGCGATTTCGTGACGTCAATCCAATTTCATCCACGCGATGATCGTTTCTTCCTTGCAGGATCTCTCGACATGAAGCTTCGTCTGTGGAGTATCCCGGACAAGAGTGTGGCTTTTACTGTGACTGTGCCCGACATGATCACATCAGTCTCATTCACACCAGATGGACGATACTCAATGGCAGGATGTCTGAACGGATTGTTAAATATATACGAAACTGATGGATTAAAACCCGCGGGGAACATCCATGTGCGCTCCGCACGGGGCCGCAATGCCAAGGGCAGTAAGATCACCGGAATCGATTCGATGGTTTTGCCACGCGATGACCCGGAAGGCGCCGTGAAGCTTCTCATAACGAGTAACGATTCTCGCATTCGTCTGTATGATTTCCGTGACCGGACCTTGGAAGCTAAATTTCGTGGCAACGAGAACACTTGCAGTCAGATCCGGGCCACCTTCAGTGACGATGGGAAGCATGTAATATGTGGCAGCGAGGATCGTAGAGCCTATGTTTGGCCTACGGGACCTGTTGAAAAAGATGCCGACAAGCGAGCCTTCGAAGTTCTTGATACTCAGTCAGCAATGGTTACAGCGGCAGTAATGGCACCGAACTCGACGAAGCAAGTTCTGGGGTTTTCAGAGGATCCAATATACGATCTTTGCAATCCGCCGCCGGTAAGCCTCGAGAGCAAAAGCAATAAAGAAAATGGTCGACAAAGCCGCATCTCAACGGCCAGTAAGCTGGCCCAAGAATCACCAGGTTTCCGTTCGCGCTCAACGCACCCCGACGGAAATATCATCATCGCGGCCGATTATTCGGGAAAGATAAAAATCTTCCGGCAGGACTGCGCGCATAACAAACGCAGATACGATAGCTGGGATACCCACTCGACGATCTCCCGCCGGCTCCTACGCCGGACCAACTCCGCGCGACAGAGCATTGCCTCATCTATCGGCAAGGAGTCTTCGCACAAGACGCCTTCAGAACGGATCATTTCGTGGCGTAATTCTGTCATCGGGCATGACAACACAAATAATAAAGGCCACCGATCACCCAGAACCCGAAGCACATCACCACAAAAGCCCGTACAAGGCTTGTCACGAACTTCTAGCCCAGGGCGAGGATCATCAGGCGCTCGAGGTGAATCACGCTCAGGATTTACCACATCTCCACCACCGTCAGCATACAAGTCTTCATTTGACAGCCCGCGAGCGAGCTTTGCCGAGAGGCGCAAGCGCAACGTGGAGAAACCGGAACAGGACGACCCTCATCGACGCTCTATCCCACAGTCAGCGGCCGCGATTATCAACAAGGGAAACAATAAGGATAATCCACTCTGGCTACAAGGTGACCAGAGTTATTCCTTCTACAACAGGATCACTCAAGACGCGCTGGCCGTACACCGGAACTCCCCTGGTCTCCTGGACCCAAGTCCAAAGCCCAACGGGGAGCGAAGGTCCACTCGAGGAAGCATACTAAGCAGCGAATATGGGTCGTCCAACCCCTCCGAtaacgagaacgagaacgatGTTCTTAGATGCGAGGGCTGCTGGGGGACGAACTTCAAAGCAACCAGGGGTCGAAACGGCAAGCAACGCTTGATATGTGTGCGGTGTTCTCGACCACTCCCCACATCCCTTGAAGAGTAA
- a CDS encoding SRP9/SRP21 family protein (COG:S;~EggNog:ENOG410PSP8;~InterPro:IPR039914,IPR039432;~PFAM:PF05486;~go_component: GO:0048500 - signal recognition particle [Evidence IEA];~go_process: GO:0006614 - SRP-dependent cotranslational protein targeting to membrane [Evidence IEA]) — protein sequence MPSGPYLPTSAAYLKESSLLLQAYPDSTRITTKYTFPKTNSNKSQPQQTSTQEKAPLATLVLKTYNPEAGICLKYHTNKAAEVGRLITALGLLAGGADLATLDSGVANVTGAGGDVEMGGVEEGLTATTGTATTNAGAGAGAGGKGKSKKKGKGKK from the exons ATGCCTTCAGGCCCCTACCTCCCAACCTCCGCGGCCTACCTCAAGgaatcctccctcctcctacAAGCATACCCAGACTCA ACGCGGATAACAACAAAATACACCTTCCCCAAGACCAACTCCAACAAATCGCAACCTCAACAAACGTCAACACAAGAAAAGGCACCCCTCGCAACCCTCGTCCTAAAAACATACAACCCCGAAGCCGGGATATGCCTGAAATACCACACGAATAAAGCCGCAGAGGTCGGACGGTTGATTACGGCACTGGGATTACTAGCTGGCGGGGCGGACCTTGCGACGTTGGATTCGGGCGTTGCAAATGTGACTGGGGCAGGCGGCGATGTTGAGAtgggtggtgttgaggagggaCTGACTGCGACTACGGGCACGGCTACGACAAatgcaggagctggagctggagcgggTGGGAAAGgcaagtcgaagaagaaggggaagggcAAGAAATGA